Part of the Pseudarthrobacter sp. L1SW genome, CCCGATGCCGGCGCCGCGGCGCACTGCCTCCACCTGGGCAAAGATGCTGGTTGCCTGGAAGCTGGACTTCGGCATGGGCAGCTGCGAGGACCGGTGGCCCAGCTCGGCAACCTGGAGGGCCGACTCAACGTAAGAGACGAAGCCGTGCTGCCCCACGCCGTCGGGCGTTTCCGGCAAGCCACGCTCTGCAGCGTAGGCGGGGCTGGCGTAGAGCCTGAGGAAGTAGTTGGTCAGGAAGATGGCCTGGGCGTTGCTCACGTCGGTGCGGCCCACCACCACCTCCAGGTCCACCCCGGAGCGGTTCTGGCTGACTTTGCGTGTGGCGCTGAGCATCTCCACGTTCAGCATCGGGTGCCGATGCTGGAGGCTGACCAGGGCAGGCGTCACGAATTCGGCGCCGAAGCCGTCCGAGGTGCTGATGCGCACCATGCCGGACAGGGCGTCCCGGTCCTGCCCCGTTACCGCGGCCAGGGACCCGAGCGTTTCCTCGATCGCCTCCGCCGCGGCGACGGCCGAGGCCCCGAGTTCCGTCAACTCCCAGCCGTGCGGGCTGCGCTCGAGAGTGCGGCCGCCCAGTTGCTTGTCCAGGGCGAGGATCCGCCGCGAGATGGTGGTGTGCGTGGTGCCCATCGTCTCGGCGACGGCGTTGAAACGTCCCAGCCGGGCCACGGTCAACAAAATCAGCAGGTCGTCCGGACTGGGAAGCCGTGCCACCGCAAGCCTTTCATTCGTGTGCATCAGTGCACATACTGTCTGTGATTTTTCCCCTTGATTGCACTGTAGCAGGGTGTGATGGTGGACACAGACCTCCCGGCCGCCCTCGGCCGGATGCACAGCAAAGGAGCTAATGCCATGGCAGTCATCGGTTGGATCGGTTTGGGAAACATGGGCGGTTCCATGTCCGGGAACCTCGCAAAGGCGGGGCACGACGTACGGGGGTTTGACCTCAACCCCGCCGCGCTCGCCGCAGCGGAGGCCGGAGGGGTGAAGCCGGTGGGAAGCATCGCCGAGGCGGTGGCGGGAGCGGACGTTGTGTTCACCATGCTTCCAAAGGGCGAGCACGCCAAGGCCGTCTACCTGGGTGCCGACGGGGTGCTGGCGCATGCCGATACGCGCACGCTGCTGGTGGATTCCTCCACCATCGATATCGCCGCAGCAAAGGAACTGCACGACGCCGCTGCTGCCGCCGGCTTCCGCTTCGTCGACGCACCTGTCTCGGGCGGGATGAGCGGTGCCAAGGCAGGCACGCTGACGTTCATGGTGGGCGGTGAAGCAGGCGCCGTTGCCGACGCAACCGAATACATCGGGCCGATGGCCGCCAACATCATCCCTACCGGCGG contains:
- a CDS encoding LysR family transcriptional regulator, whose amino-acid sequence is MHTNERLAVARLPSPDDLLILLTVARLGRFNAVAETMGTTHTTISRRILALDKQLGGRTLERSPHGWELTELGASAVAAAEAIEETLGSLAAVTGQDRDALSGMVRISTSDGFGAEFVTPALVSLQHRHPMLNVEMLSATRKVSQNRSGVDLEVVVGRTDVSNAQAIFLTNYFLRLYASPAYAAERGLPETPDGVGQHGFVSYVESALQVAELGHRSSQLPMPKSSFQATSIFAQVEAVRRGAGIGLLPNFMVAGNPEFVPVLPDAFERQVPIWAVARPESLRSARVQAVIAALKEEVAGRQDVLAA
- the mmsB gene encoding 3-hydroxyisobutyrate dehydrogenase: MAVIGWIGLGNMGGSMSGNLAKAGHDVRGFDLNPAALAAAEAGGVKPVGSIAEAVAGADVVFTMLPKGEHAKAVYLGADGVLAHADTRTLLVDSSTIDIAAAKELHDAAAAAGFRFVDAPVSGGMSGAKAGTLTFMVGGEAGAVADATEYIGPMAANIIPTGGATTGQAAKICNNLMLLINLASTAEGAVLADRLGLDKKVFWDIASVSSGDSWALRTWYPVPGVVPTAASNNDFAPTFTAELANKDIGLAISAAEDTGTPLEIGKHVQQLYQRLIDAGESGKDCSMIIKLVDGSLDPAN